A window from Temnothorax longispinosus isolate EJ_2023e chromosome 1, Tlon_JGU_v1, whole genome shotgun sequence encodes these proteins:
- the LOC139810682 gene encoding protein dpy-30 homolog isoform X3 produces the protein MASGGENATEERTEASTPAQPVANAVSETTHKVIGMDKDGDLSGIPAKKPRVEVQSLPTRQYLDQTVVPILLQALSCLAKERPADPINFLAGYLLRNKNQYDSGGSPPTSQ, from the exons ATGGCGTCTGGCGGTG AAAACGCGACCGAGGAACGGACGGAAGCGTCAACGCCGGCTCAACCCGTCGCCAATGCCGTATCCGAGACAACCCAT AAAGTAATAGGGATGGATAAGGATGGCGATCTCTCCGGCATACCAGCAAAGAAACCTCGTGTCGAAGTACAATCTCTTCCAACCAGACAATATTTAGACCAGACAGTAGTGCCGATATTGCTGCAAGCTTTGTCCTGTCTGGCCAAAGAAAGGCCTGCCGACCCCATAAATTTCCTCGCCGGTTATTTATTGAGAAATAAGAATCAGTACGACAGTGGTGGCTCGCCGCCGACTAGTCAATGA
- the Dscam1 gene encoding Down syndrome cell adhesion molecule 1 isoform X21, whose translation MKRGWKETIARSSVVLTCPGQGHPVPSFRWYKFIEGTSRRQPVQLNERVRQVSGTLIIREARVEDSGKYLCIVNNSVGGESVETVLTVTAPLTAEIEPSTQTIDFGRPATFTCTVQGNPIKTISWLKDGKPLGLEDRVLRIESVKKENKGMYQCFVRNDQESAQATAELKLGGRFEPPQIRQAFAEETLQPGPSMFLKCVASGNPTPEITWELDGKRLSNTERLQVGQYVTVNGDVVSHLNISSIHTNDGGLYKCIAASKVGATEHSARLNVYGLPFIRHMDKKAIVAGETLRVTCPVAGYPIESIVWERDTRVLPINRKQKVFPNGTLIIENIERMSDQAIYTCVARNAQGYSARGTLEVQVMVAPQLAPFTFGDEAANAGEMATVQCAVIKGDLPIDIIWSFNGRVIDIANGAFDEHNYDNPDIVISRSSKRASQLTIESVAARHAGEYSCTASNTAGTATHSSVLSVNVPPRWILEPTDKAFAQGSDARVECKADGFPKPQVTWKRAAGDTPGDYTDLKLSNPDISVEDGTLSINNIQKTNEGYYLCEAVNGIGSGLSAVILISVQAPPQFEIKLRNQTARRGEPAVLQCEAQGEKPIGILWNMNNKRLDTKSDPRYTIREEILANGVLSDLSIKRTERSDSALFTCVATNAFGSDDTSINMIVQEVPEVPYGLKVLDKSGRSVQLSWAAPYDGNSPIKRYVIEYKISKGSWETDIDRVLVPGSQQNVAGVYNLRPATTYHLRIVAENEIGTSDPSDTVTIITAEEAPTGPPTSIKVDALDQHTLKVTWKPPPREDWNGEILGYYVGYRQSSDKPYMFETVDFSKEDIKEHHLQIANLKTYTQYGVVVQAFNKVGSGPMSEERRQHTAEGVPEQPPHDTTCTTLTSQTIRVSWVSPPLSAANGVITGYKVIYGPSDTWYDENTKDTKITSSSETILHGLKKYTNYSMQVLAFTSGGDGVKSAPIHCQTEQDAPEAPIAIKALVMSSESILISWRPPSQPNGVISQYTVYTKADNAEEPTSQKVPPNQLTHEASGLDKQLRYEFWVTASTNIGEGEASKIVALAPSVRVPAKIASFDDKFTATYKEDVKLPCLTVGVPAPEVTWKVRGATLQPSDRLRQLPEGSLFIKEVDRADAGEYSCYVENSFGHDTVTHQLVVHAPPHSPQVTLTATTTNSLTMKLRPHPTDNAPIHGYTIHYKPEFGDWETVQISSTAQKYTLENLWCGSRYQIYVTAYNGIGIGDPSDILNTRTKGSKPIIPEAARFIEVSTNSITLHLSAWSDGGCPMLYFVVEHKKKLQQEWNQVSNNVKPGGNFVVLDLDPASWYHLRVTAHNNAGFAVAEYEFATLTVTGGTIAPPVRNGNENSADVRRYFPWLPSWLDVNVVVPVGATVVVIIVGIVVICVALSRRTRGPEQTRLRGISSADEKYYEGQYDVVYQQTGVGGATLDKRRSDLRDELGYIAPPNRKLPPVPGSNYNTCDRIKRGGTGSLRSHSTWDPRRHMYEELSHYAPNRRCPPPPRMGSADGLSHRGMEDEICPYATFHLLGFREEMDPSKAMQFQTFPHPGNGHSGTMGPPVGHPTNASAHSRSGSQSMPRQNGRYSRVPSQGGGSGTHNVFSPEYDDPANCAPEEDQYGSQYGQYGAPYDHYGSRGSVGRRSVGSARNIPLSGSPEPPPPPPRNHQDQNNSSFNDSKESNEISEAECDRDQLVNRNYGVNARGKDGMTTEEMRKLIERNEAPGRQTGSPHGGHGGLLTPYDTVAV comes from the exons ATGGTACAAGTTCATTGAGGGCACGTCGAGGCGTCAGCCGGTCCAGCTGAATGAGCGCGTACGTCAGGTTAGCGGCACTCTGATCATCCGCGAGGCTCGAGTCGAAGATTCCGGCAAATATCTCTGCATCGTCAACAATTCCGTCGGCGGCGAAAGTGTGGAGACCGTTTTGACTGTTACGGCACCTCTGACCGCGGAAATCGAACCGAGTACGCAGACCATCGACTTTGGAAGACCAGCGACCTTCACCTGCACCGTCCAAGGCAATCCGATCAAAACTATCTCCTGGCTCAAGGATGGAAAGCCTCTTGGATTGGAAGATCGCGTGCTGAGGATTGAGAGTGTGAAGAAGGAAAACAAGGGAATGTATCAATGCTTCGTTAGAAATGATCAAGAAAGCGCGCAAGCAACGGCGGAATTAAAACTTGGTGGAAGAT TCGAGCCCCCGCAGATCCGTCAAGCTTTCGCCGAAGAGACTCTTCAGCCGGGACCGAGCATGTTTTTGAAGTGTGTTGCCAGCGGAAATCCCACCCCCGAAATTACCTGGGAACTTGATGGAAAACGGTTGTCGAATACCGAGAGACTGCAAGTGGGACAATACGTGACGGTCAATGGTGATGTCGTGTCGCATCTGAATATTTCGAGCATTCATACCAATGATGGTGGTCTCTACAAGTGCATTGCTGCGTCAAAG GTTGGAGCTACCGAGCATTCTGCCCGTCTCAACGTTTATGGTTTGCCGTTCATTCGTCACATGGACAAGAAAGCCATCGTTGCCGGGGAAACTTTGCGTGTGACTTGCCCTGTTGCTGGTTACCCGATCGAAAGCATCGTCTGGGAACGAGACACCAGGGTTCTGCCAATCAACCGAAAGCAAAAGGTCTTCCCTAATGGTACACTCATCATCGAGAATATTGAACGAATGAGCGACCAGGCGATCTACACTTGCGTGGCACGCAATGCACAAGGTTACAGCGCACGTGGAACTTTGGAAGTTCAAGTCATGG TCGCACCGCAACTGGCGCCTTTCACCTTCGGTGACGAAGCCGCCAATGCGGGAGAGATGGCGACCGTTCAATGCGCCGTGATAAAAGGCGACCTGCCTATCGATATAATCTGGTCGTTTAACGGGCGTGTGATCGACATCGCGAATGGCGCATTCGACGAGCACAATTACGACAATCCCGACATAGTGATAAGCAGGAGTAGCAAACGGGCCAGCCAACTGACGATCGAATCGGTAGCCGCAAGACACGCGGGCGAGTACTCGTGCACTGCGAGCAACACGGCCGGGACCGCTACCCACTCTTCGGTTCTTTCGGTGAACG TACCTCCTCGTTGGATCCTGGAACCTACCGATAAGGCATTTGCTCAAGGATCCGATGCACGAGTGGAGTGCAAAGCCGACGGATTCCCCAAGCCTCAAGTCACATGGAAGAGAGCTGCTG GGGATACGCCGGGAGATTATACCGACTTGAAATTGAGCAATCCTGATATTAGCGTGGAAGATGGCACCCTCTCTATTAACAACATACAAAAGACGAATGAAGGCTATTATCTTTGTGAGGCTGTTAACGGCATTGGATCAGGGTTATCAGCTGTCATTCTCATTTCGGTTCAAG CTCCTCcgcaatttgaaattaaactgAGGAACCAGACCGCTCGTCGTGGAGAACCAGCCGTATTGCAATGCGAGGCGCAAGGAGAGAAACCAATCGGTATTTTATGGAACATGAACAACAAGAGATTGGACACAAAGAGCGATCCTCGTTACACTATTCGCGAAGAAATCTTGGCCAACGGAGTATTGTCCGACCTGAGCATCAAACGAACCGAAAGGAGCGATTCTGCCTTGTTCACTTGCGTAGCCACGAATGCCTTCGGTAGCGATGATACTAGCATTAACATGATTGTACAAG agGTGCCAGAAGTTCCTTATGGTCTCAAAGTGTTGGATAAATCAGGACGTTCGGTGCAATTATCGTGGGCTGCACCTTATGACGGAAATAGTCCGATCAAACGATACGTTATCGAGTACAAGATCAGCAAGGGTTCCTGGGAAACTGATATTGACCGGGTGCTCGTACCTGGCTCACAACAGAACGTAGCCGGAGTGTACAATCTAAGACCTGCGACCACCTACCACCTTCGAATCGTCGCTGAGAACGAAATTGGCACATCTGATCCGTCTGACACGGTCACTATTATCACCGCTGAGGAAGCACCTACTGGTCCGCCAACTTCCATCAAAGTGGACGCTCTCGATCAGCATACGCTCAAG GTAACATGGAAACCGCCTCCGCGCGAGGACTGGAACGGTGAGATTCTCGGCTACTACGTTGGATACAGACAGTCGTCGGACAAGCCGTACATGTTCGAGACCGTCGATTTCTCCAAGGAAGACATAAAGGAGCACCACTTGCAGATCGCGAACCTCAAGACTTACACTCAGTACGGCGTAGTCGTTCAGGCATTCAACAAGGTCGGCTCCGGACCAATGAGCGAGGAACGCAGGCAGCACACTGCAGAAGGCGTGCCCGAGCAACCGCCTCATGACACTACTTGCACTACTCTTACCTCTCAGACTATCAGAGTGTCCTGGGTGTCGCCGCCACTCAGCGCGGCCAACGGCGTTATCACCGGATACAAA GTTATCTACGGACCGTCCGACACGTGGTACGATGAGAATACGAAGGACACCAAGATCACGTCTTCCAGCGAGACCATTTTGCACGGCCTCAAGAAATACACAAACTACAGCATGCAGGTTCTGGCTTTCACATCCGGCGGAGACGGCGTTAAGTCCGCACCGATTCACTGTCAGACCGAGCAGGATG CACCCGAAGCTCCCATCGCTATCAAAGCTCTAGTCATGTCTTCGGAGTCTATTCTTATCTCATGGCGTCCACCTAGCCAACCTAACGGAGTTATTTCTCAATATACCGTTTACACAAAAGCTGATAACGCAGAAGAGCCGACCAGCCAGAAAGTACCACCGAACCAATTAACTCATGAAGCATCTGGATTAGATAAGCAACTCAGATATGAATTCTGGGTGACCGCTAGCACGAATATCGGCGAAGGTGAAGCTTCCAAAATAGTGGCCTTGGCACCAAGTGTTCGAg TACCGGCCAAGATTGCATCGTTTGACGACAAGTTCACGGCAACATACAAAGAAGACGTCAAGTTGCCTTGTCTCACTGTCGGCGTACCCGCACCGGAAGTAACATGGAAGGTACGAGGCGCTACTCTTCAGCCGAGCGACCGACTGAGACAATTACCCGAGGGATCGCTATTCATCAAGGAAGTCGACCGCGCGGATGCTGGGGAATACTCTTGTTACGTGGAAAACTCCTTTGGACACGACACCGTGACCCATCAGCTGGTTGTACACG CTCCTCCGCACTCGCCGCAGGTCACTCTTaccgccaccaccaccaaCTCTTTAACGATGAAGTTACGCCCTCATCCCACCGACAATGCACCGATTCATGGCTACACGATTCATTACAAACCCGAGTTTGGCGATTGGGAAACCGTTCAGATCAGCTCCACGGCACAGAAATATACTCTCGAGAATCTGTGGTGCGGCTCCCGATATCAGATCTACGTCACAGCTTACAACGG AATTGGAATCGGCGATCCTTCAGACATCCTGAACACGCGCACAAAGGGCTCCAAACCGATCATCCCCGAAGCGGCGAGATTCATCGAGGTATCCACGAACAGCATCACTCTGCACTTGAGCGCCTGGTCGGATGGTGGCTGCCCCATGTTGTACTTCGTTGTCGAACATAAAAAGAA GCTGCAGCAGGAATGGAACCAGGTTTCGAACAACGTCAAGCCGGGCGGTAATTTTGTAGTATTAGATTTGGATCCCGCTAGCTGGTACCATTTGCGCGTCACAGCTCACAACAATGCCGGTTTCGCCGTGGCTGAGTACGAATTCGCGACTTTGACGGTGACTGGCG GCACGATCGCACCTCCCGTACGTAATGGTAACGAAAACTCCGCGGATGTGAGACGGTACTTCCCATGGTTACCTAGCTGGCTCGACGTTAACGTGGTGGTGCCGGTCGGCGCGACGGTTGTTGTCATAATAGTAGGAATAGTTGTCATTTGCGTGGCGCTCTCGAGACGAACTCGAGGCCCGGAACAAACACGGCTGCGAGGTATCTCTTCAGCCGACGAGAAATATTACGAGGGACaat ACGACGTAGTCTATCAGCAAACCGGAGTTGGCGGCGCTACCCTGGACAAACGCAGATCCGATCTTCGCGACGAACTGGGATACATCGCACCACCGAATCGCAAGCTTCCACCCGTACCCGGGTCGAACTACAACACCTGCGATCGTATCAAGCGAG GTGGAACTGGCTCGTTAAGGAGTCACTCGACGTGGGATCCAAGGCGACACATGTATGAGGAATTGAGTCACTACGCGCCCAACAGGAGATGCCCACCGCCACCACGTATGGGCAGCGCGGACGGTCTTTCGCACAGAG GTATGGAGGATGAGATTTGCCCATACGCTACCTTCCATCTATTGGGATTCCGCGAGGAAATGGACCCGAGCAAAGCTATGCAATTCCAGACTTTCCCTCATCCAGGAAATGGCCACTCTGGCACTATGGGACCACCAGTGGGACATCCCACTAACGCTTCTGCTCATAGCCGCTCTGGATCTCAGTCTATG CCCCGTCAAAACGGCCGCTACTCTCGAGTACCATCCCAAGGAGGCGGCAGCGGCACGCACAATGTTTTCTCACCTGAATACGACGATCCGGCTAACTGCGCTCCCGAGGAAGACCAGTACGGGTCACAATACGGACAGTACGGCGCACCTTACGATCACTACGGATCTCGCGGATCGGTCGGACGTCGCAGCGTAGGCTCGGCTCGCAACATTCCCCTCTCTGGCTCGCCGGAACCGCCCCCACCGCCGCCGAGAAACCATCAGGATCAGAATAACTCCAGCTTCAACGACAGCAAGGAGAGCAACGAGATCAGCGAGGCCGAATGCGATCGTGATCAGCTTGTCAACCGCAACTACGGCG TGAATGCTCGCGGCAAGGACGGCATGACCACCGAGGAGATGCGTAAACTCATAGAGAG AAACGAAGCTCCCGGCCGGCAAACCGGCAGCCCCCACGGCGGTCACGGGGGACTCCTCACACCCTACGATACTGTGGCAGTGTAA
- the LOC139810682 gene encoding uncharacterized protein isoform X2: MAPLSLYSVVPSNLINATLSTARFTGPTSATLSRRDSSTSSAVTIVYTMASGGENATEERTEASTPAQPVANAVSETTHKVIGMDKDGDLSGIPAKKPRVEVQSLPTRQYLDQTVVPILLQALSCLAKERPADPINFLAGYLLRNKNQYDSGGSPPTSQ; the protein is encoded by the exons atggCCCCATTGAGTCTTTATTCAGTTGTTCCCTCAAACCTTATCAACGCTACTTTGTCGACGGCGCGCTTTACCGGCCCAACGTCGGCGACGTTATCCCGGCGCGATAGTTCGACGTCGTCGGCAGTGACGATTGTTTACACCATGGCGTCTGGCGGTG AAAACGCGACCGAGGAACGGACGGAAGCGTCAACGCCGGCTCAACCCGTCGCCAATGCCGTATCCGAGACAACCCAT AAAGTAATAGGGATGGATAAGGATGGCGATCTCTCCGGCATACCAGCAAAGAAACCTCGTGTCGAAGTACAATCTCTTCCAACCAGACAATATTTAGACCAGACAGTAGTGCCGATATTGCTGCAAGCTTTGTCCTGTCTGGCCAAAGAAAGGCCTGCCGACCCCATAAATTTCCTCGCCGGTTATTTATTGAGAAATAAGAATCAGTACGACAGTGGTGGCTCGCCGCCGACTAGTCAATGA
- the LOC139810682 gene encoding uncharacterized protein isoform X1, which produces MQLQLRCCETGSSLYSVVPSNLINATLSTARFTGPTSATLSRRDSSTSSAVTIVYTMASGGENATEERTEASTPAQPVANAVSETTHKVIGMDKDGDLSGIPAKKPRVEVQSLPTRQYLDQTVVPILLQALSCLAKERPADPINFLAGYLLRNKNQYDSGGSPPTSQ; this is translated from the exons ATGCAGTTACAACTCCGCTGCTGCGAAACAGGTTCG AGTCTTTATTCAGTTGTTCCCTCAAACCTTATCAACGCTACTTTGTCGACGGCGCGCTTTACCGGCCCAACGTCGGCGACGTTATCCCGGCGCGATAGTTCGACGTCGTCGGCAGTGACGATTGTTTACACCATGGCGTCTGGCGGTG AAAACGCGACCGAGGAACGGACGGAAGCGTCAACGCCGGCTCAACCCGTCGCCAATGCCGTATCCGAGACAACCCAT AAAGTAATAGGGATGGATAAGGATGGCGATCTCTCCGGCATACCAGCAAAGAAACCTCGTGTCGAAGTACAATCTCTTCCAACCAGACAATATTTAGACCAGACAGTAGTGCCGATATTGCTGCAAGCTTTGTCCTGTCTGGCCAAAGAAAGGCCTGCCGACCCCATAAATTTCCTCGCCGGTTATTTATTGAGAAATAAGAATCAGTACGACAGTGGTGGCTCGCCGCCGACTAGTCAATGA